The DNA region CTGGATTATActgagttgtgtgagagtttgtcaAACAATGTTTTGGATACatctttgctgttgttaaatgcAGCCTCCATTTACTTGAATACATTAAGGATTCACCCTGTTTACGTCCGTTTCTGGATTCTCCGTTCATTCAGGAGGCATTTCAGAAAAAACGTTTTCTGTGTAAGACGTAGTGAGTAATTGATCAATTGTGATTTTAAGGGTGAAGTATACCTTTTTAAGCAGGAAATGCCTTTCCCTAACATTTCCAAAATCCATTTCAGTTGTGTATTAGTGTTCATCAATATTACTACATCGACATGTTGAAACATTAAGGGAATGCATTTCCTGTATTGTTACAGAATAATGTGACGTCGTTAAAAAAACGGCATGGCTTGCacaatgtttgatttgttaGTAGGGCAAAACCTCAGTACCTACTGGAATGAATTAGTTTGCTTGCATGGACATGTGTGTCTTTAACGGATCCATCAGTGGAGTgggatttaatttttttattttattcaatgcCTTGTTAATATTTTGCCCTAGACTAAGTAAACCCTTTTTTGCATGCTCTCATGTCACTGTGTCAGGATTTGTCAAGTCTTGTCCCTTTTTACTAAGAGCAATTTACTATCGAAAAATATGGCTCTAAATTTAGTGTTGGTTAGACATGCTGACTTTGATcatttgttcatgtttaaaaGCCACTTTTAGTACTCAAACTGCAACCAGGGTTTCTTGGTTGTCAGGTAAAGATGATGCTGCATTATCCGAATCACTATACAGGTAAAGccacaaaatatacatttggtAAATGCCCTCATAGGATAAGCATAATAATGATGCATGGGCTAGTGTAATAATTGCACTACAGAAAGCTACCGTATCACCTGAGAGCATATAGAAGAAGTTGAAAACTAGGAAGGTGAATTAAATTTCTTAAGTCGCGTCTTAATAAGCAGTGTTGGGTTTTAacagtgatttatttgttaatttaaattACTTGTTTGTGAGACAGGAGAAACTGCAACTCAGAcgtgtattttgtatatttggCTTCACTTAGCCAACTTCTCATCCAACTGCTATTTAGACTCAAAAGCATTGTTCATTTTCCCTTAATTATACTATTGAGTTTATACGGCGACAGCATAGCTCTGAGTTTCGGTAGAACTTATTTAGAGTCTGCTGTGCATGACTTTGTGGATGATACTGATTCTTGACAAATCACAAACAAGTCCATACAGtaaagatttttatttcatctgcATGGGATTCTTCAAGTTTCCTGCATGCCCCTCGCTTTTCTCTGGGACTGATTTGTAGACTCTGTTTCGTACAGctctatgaaaaataaaacattttggcgatgatttatatatatatatatatatatatatatatatatatatagcactgAGTCTAATAAATCAATCCCTTTTGTTTAATCCTGCGTCTCTTTAACTAATCCAAAAGTCTGTACTTGTTGTTCTCTTTATTTCCCCTGCAACGGATCAAAGATGATGTCTAAGAAGATCCCACAGTGCTCTGCACTGGATCAGTCGGAGCTTGATCAGCCTCCTAGTCATTGTCAGGTGGACCGATCTGCAAATGCAGCGCTGGGGGGTAGGAACAAGGCTGAAAGCAGTCAAAGAAATGGAGAGACTGCATCATCGTCCCCAGAGAGCAGCAGCTTGAATGGAGACGGAAAGCGCAGCGGGAAAAGCCGTCGCCGCAAGAAACGTTCATCCAATCCCGAGTCTCGCCCTGAGGGGAAGGTTGACACAAAGATCAAGAGTGAAGAGAAGCGAGACAAAAGGACCAACCAGCCACCACCTGACCGCCCTGCTGGGCTGATTGGCCTGCAGTCTGAGTGTGCCAATGTTTGGTTTGAGCGCAGCGTCTACGAGCGAGCCGAGAGCCTCTACCAGTGCTGGTTGGCGAGCTCCTCCAATGGGAACACCAAGTCAAACCGTTCACCCTCAGCCCCAGGTAAAAACTCTAAATCTACTGTGGCTCCATCATCAGGATTGGTGTGCCACCATGGCGATCAGGTGGCCTGCCACCATGTTGTCCAGGCCGTGTGGGTGAACAAGACAACCTTTGACCAGGCGGAACAACAGTATGTTAAAGAATCCGTGCAGCCGCCAGTTCCAATCTCTCTTGACCTCCCATCCACGCCTAATCGCTCCATTGCATCCAGAACACCTGATGAGGGATATCAGTCTCAACCCCAGACACCTGCAACTCCTGTCATCCAACAAGCATCTGTTGCCCCAACCAATCGTCAGTCCATTAACGGACTTCCCCGCATCCCTGTGGAACTGCTTAGAGACGTTTGGCTGGAGAAACCGCTGTATGACCGCGCAGAAGCAGCCTTCTACCAGAACCTGTACGGTAACAATTCCTCCAAACGATCCAGCTGCACCTCCACTTCCAGAAGTAATGACCACCCTCAAAGCCTtgtagaagaggaggaggaggaagaagatgaggaacTAGCGGTGGAGGAGAAATGGGTGGTCCCACAGGGCAAAGCAGAAGTCTTCCATGCTCTGCTCCCTattcaggaggaagaggagccaTCTGAGGTCTCAGAGAAGGCCGAAATGTCGGGGGCCGGAATCTGCTACTTCATTCACCCAGACAGTGAGCGGGTGTGGCTGGACAAGTGGCGGTATGACGCTGCAGAAAGCCGTTTCCATGGTTGCAATGAGAGTGAAGCTGTAGTGGGGAAGAAGGGTCGGAGGCCAGAAGCAGCATCAGCTGCCTCCACCGCCCCACTGAGGGACAAGTATGACCAAACCTGGAAAATGGAGTCGCTCCAGATGTTTCatctttcattgtttttcttttatgtaatCATGGATTtccctttttgcttttcttttgtgaaTGAGTGaaagtctttttattttattttatttttttacttcctgttatATCATTCATCTTGGTTCATTCATCCTTTATTCcttattgtctgtttttaaatgttctgtatgACTGTTGTTTGTATGAACCATTGTTGCCTTTTGCCAACTTAACTTCATCCAAACTTTCTTTTGTATAGTTGTGTTGGGGTGGTTTGTTTGTGGGAAGTTCAGATAAAAGAATACATAGAATAagccattcattcattaaatcattGTGAATTTAGAGCATGCGTCAgctgattataataataattattagtaataatgccggttttctttttcttttcgcCTGAACACCTCTGTCCTGTTCATACATACC from Anoplopoma fimbria isolate UVic2021 breed Golden Eagle Sablefish chromosome 8, Afim_UVic_2022, whole genome shotgun sequence includes:
- the LOC129094659 gene encoding uncharacterized protein LOC129094659 — translated: MMSKKIPQCSALDQSELDQPPSHCQVDRSANAALGGRNKAESSQRNGETASSSPESSSLNGDGKRSGKSRRRKKRSSNPESRPEGKVDTKIKSEEKRDKRTNQPPPDRPAGLIGLQSECANVWFERSVYERAESLYQCWLASSSNGNTKSNRSPSAPGKNSKSTVAPSSGLVCHHGDQVACHHVVQAVWVNKTTFDQAEQQYVKESVQPPVPISLDLPSTPNRSIASRTPDEGYQSQPQTPATPVIQQASVAPTNRQSINGLPRIPVELLRDVWLEKPLYDRAEAAFYQNLYGNNSSKRSSCTSTSRSNDHPQSLVEEEEEEEDEELAVEEKWVVPQGKAEVFHALLPIQEEEEPSEVSEKAEMSGAGICYFIHPDSERVWLDKWRYDAAESRFHGCNESEAVVGKKGRRPEAASAASTAPLRDKYDQTWKMESLQMFHLSLFFFYVIMDFPFCFSFVNE